From Pseudovibrio sp. Tun.PSC04-5.I4, a single genomic window includes:
- a CDS encoding prolyl-tRNA synthetase associated domain-containing protein has product MPVSRSQLMSFFDELNIPVSTIDHEPVFTVAESAGLHERIPGGHTKNLFLKDKKGNLFLVVALHDATIDLKRISPVIGASGRVSFGKADLLEEVLGVTPGSVTPFSILNDKEAQRVSVVFDAKMMKQDVLNFHPLLNDASTAISADGLMAFAKGCGHEARVLAVSEEAQKVTEDL; this is encoded by the coding sequence ATGCCAGTTAGCCGTTCACAGCTCATGTCGTTTTTCGACGAGTTGAATATTCCGGTCTCTACCATAGACCATGAGCCTGTCTTTACTGTTGCTGAGTCTGCTGGGTTGCACGAGCGTATTCCCGGTGGGCATACCAAGAACCTTTTTTTGAAGGACAAGAAGGGCAACCTCTTTCTTGTTGTGGCGCTGCATGACGCGACCATTGATCTGAAGAGGATTTCTCCTGTCATTGGTGCGTCTGGCCGCGTTTCCTTTGGCAAAGCAGACTTGCTTGAAGAGGTGCTGGGCGTTACGCCGGGGTCTGTGACGCCATTTTCAATACTCAATGATAAAGAGGCGCAGCGCGTGTCTGTTGTTTTTGATGCTAAGATGATGAAGCAGGATGTTTTGAACTTCCATCCGTTGCTCAATGACGCGTCTACAGCCATCTCTGCGGATGGTCTGATGGCTTTTGCAAAGGGCTGCGGACATGAAGCAAGAGTGCTTGCTGTTTCTGAAGAAGCGCAGAAAGTCACTGAAGATCTATAA
- the trxA gene encoding thioredoxin — MSGSGYSVGGSFGGSLGGGYGGGYQTNAPQPAAPAPTPAPAAKVPAAELIKDTTTQTFMTDVIEGSRDHVILVDFWAPWCGPCKQLTPTLEKVVKEAGGTIQLVKMNIEEYPEVAGQMGVQSIPAVFAFKGGQPVDGFMGAQTEGEIKKFLERIGVQIGPSDLDVMLEKADELRDAEGYPEAAQLYGGALSLDAGNVQALGGLAMCYLALGEKEHAQQMLGMVAEDKQTSQHYIAAKTALELAEQAENLDDLGDLRARVEANADDHQARFDLALGLNSNGDKTGAVDELIELIRRDREWNEDGARTQLLQFFEAWGFKDAGSAYGRRKLSSILFS; from the coding sequence ATGAGTGGATCCGGTTATTCCGTAGGTGGTAGCTTTGGTGGCTCTCTGGGCGGTGGTTACGGTGGTGGATACCAGACGAACGCCCCTCAGCCAGCAGCGCCTGCGCCAACTCCTGCTCCAGCAGCAAAAGTTCCTGCAGCAGAGCTGATTAAAGACACCACTACTCAGACCTTCATGACGGATGTGATTGAAGGTTCCCGGGATCATGTGATTCTCGTGGATTTCTGGGCACCTTGGTGTGGTCCGTGTAAACAGTTGACCCCAACCCTTGAGAAAGTTGTCAAGGAAGCTGGTGGTACTATTCAGCTGGTTAAGATGAACATTGAAGAGTACCCGGAAGTTGCGGGTCAGATGGGTGTTCAGTCTATTCCTGCTGTGTTCGCGTTTAAAGGCGGTCAGCCTGTAGACGGGTTCATGGGTGCGCAGACTGAGGGCGAGATTAAGAAGTTCCTTGAGCGCATTGGCGTTCAGATTGGCCCGAGCGACCTTGACGTTATGCTGGAGAAGGCTGACGAGCTGCGTGATGCTGAGGGCTATCCTGAAGCTGCACAGCTTTACGGCGGTGCGTTGTCTCTGGATGCTGGCAATGTTCAGGCTCTGGGTGGTTTGGCCATGTGTTATCTGGCGCTTGGCGAGAAAGAACACGCACAGCAGATGCTGGGCATGGTGGCCGAAGATAAACAGACCTCCCAGCATTATATTGCTGCAAAAACAGCACTTGAGCTGGCTGAGCAGGCTGAGAATCTTGATGATCTTGGGGATCTGCGGGCACGTGTAGAAGCGAATGCTGATGATCATCAGGCTCGTTTTGATCTGGCGCTTGGTCTCAATAGTAACGGTGATAAAACCGGTGCTGTTGATGAATTGATCGAGCTTATTCGTCGCGATCGTGAGTGGAATGAGGATGGCGCCCGCACGCAGCTTCTGCAGTTCTTTGAGGCCTGGGGCTTTAAAGATGCGGGATCTGCTTATGGTCGTCGTAAACTCTCCTCAATTTTATTCTCGTAA
- a CDS encoding LON peptidase substrate-binding domain-containing protein, producing the protein MTIGNATYAGLDDLPQVVPLFVLPGAILLPRSHMPLNVFEPRYTAMIDSALRTDRMIGVIQPQFGTGEDELAGRPKLCTVGGMGRITGFQESGDGRYLITLSGVSRFVLRGELEERAPFRRGHVDANRFASDLKLGVGEDEVDREQLLSTLKEYLSVNELEADWESVNSATTEILVNALCMMSPYGPKEKQVLLETESLKIRADTLVALAEIELARGTGAPGSSLQ; encoded by the coding sequence ATGACTATTGGAAACGCAACCTACGCAGGTCTTGATGATCTGCCGCAGGTTGTGCCGTTGTTTGTGTTGCCGGGGGCTATCCTGCTCCCGCGCTCCCACATGCCTCTCAATGTATTTGAACCGCGCTATACCGCCATGATCGACAGTGCTTTACGTACTGATCGGATGATTGGCGTGATACAGCCGCAGTTTGGAACTGGTGAGGACGAGCTTGCAGGCCGCCCGAAGCTTTGCACGGTGGGTGGTATGGGGCGTATTACAGGCTTTCAGGAAAGCGGTGATGGACGTTACCTGATCACACTGTCTGGTGTGTCCCGGTTTGTGTTGCGCGGTGAGTTGGAAGAACGTGCTCCGTTCCGCCGTGGGCATGTTGATGCGAACCGCTTTGCCAGTGACCTGAAGTTGGGCGTTGGTGAAGATGAGGTCGATCGTGAGCAGCTTCTGTCCACTCTCAAAGAATACCTGAGTGTGAACGAGCTGGAAGCTGATTGGGAAAGCGTCAATTCTGCGACAACCGAGATTTTGGTCAATGCGCTGTGCATGATGAGCCCGTATGGACCGAAAGAAAAACAGGTACTTTTGGAAACTGAGAGCCTGAAGATTCGTGCAGATACACTGGTTGCA